The Chloroflexota bacterium genome includes a region encoding these proteins:
- a CDS encoding regulatory protein RecX, with product MKGRLPSNDQSCLDVALRYLSYRPRSEWEVRRHLEKKGFGPEPVQAVLRSLREQKLVDDVAFAEFWKTNRESFSPRSRAMLRSELRRKGITQDIIAEVVQGVDEEASAWEAAQKRARRFTMSDYDSFSRGLTAFLRQRGFNHELAQQTANYLWKERHEENV from the coding sequence ATGAAGGGAAGACTGCCTTCCAATGACCAATCCTGTTTGGATGTTGCCCTCCGGTATCTTAGCTACCGCCCTCGAAGCGAGTGGGAGGTCAGAAGACACCTGGAGAAGAAAGGGTTCGGCCCTGAGCCTGTGCAAGCCGTGCTGCGCAGTTTAAGAGAACAAAAGTTAGTGGATGATGTAGCCTTTGCGGAATTTTGGAAAACGAATCGGGAGTCTTTTAGTCCTCGCAGCCGAGCGATGCTGCGGAGCGAACTGAGAAGGAAAGGCATTACCCAGGATATAATAGCTGAGGTGGTTCAGGGAGTGGACGAAGAAGCCAGCGCCTGGGAGGCGGCCCAGAAAAGGGCCAGGCGGTTTACCATGTCGGATTATGACAGCTTTAGCCGCGGCCTGACTGCTTTTCTCAGGCAGCGAGGTTTCAATCATGAGTTAGCCCAGCAGACCGCAAACTATCTGTGGAAGGAGAGACACGAAGAAAATGTCTAA
- the recA gene encoding recombinase RecA, translating into MTEKGKALELAIQQIEKQFGKGSVMKLGEEAARLAVDTIPTGSLSLDLALGVGGIPRGRVTEIFGPESSGKSTLAFHIISQAQRKGGIAAYIDVEHTFDPLYAAHCGVKVEDLYISQPDTAEQALEITETLVRSGAVDVIVIDTVAALVPRAEIEGDMGDAQVGLQARLMSQALRKLTAAISKSNTATIFVNQLREKVGVFFGNPEVTPGGRALKFYSSVRIDLRRLDSIKAGSEVVGNRVRAKVVKNKVAPPFRTAEFDIMFAHGISKEGDLIDLGVGMGIIKKTGAFFSFGEERLGQGRENVKNYLRQNQELAQEIERQIRAKAVSSAKPLTTEDETAALLE; encoded by the coding sequence ATGACCGAAAAAGGCAAAGCTCTGGAGCTGGCTATCCAGCAGATCGAAAAACAGTTCGGTAAGGGCTCAGTGATGAAACTGGGCGAGGAAGCGGCACGATTGGCAGTGGATACTATTCCTACAGGCTCGCTTTCGTTGGATCTGGCTCTAGGGGTGGGTGGTATTCCAAGGGGGAGGGTGACCGAGATCTTCGGCCCAGAGTCATCTGGGAAATCGACACTTGCCTTTCACATCATATCGCAGGCCCAAAGGAAAGGAGGAATAGCAGCCTACATAGATGTAGAGCACACCTTCGATCCCCTCTATGCTGCTCACTGTGGCGTTAAGGTGGAGGATCTTTACATATCGCAGCCAGACACTGCAGAGCAAGCCCTTGAGATCACTGAGACTCTTGTAAGGAGCGGGGCAGTAGACGTGATCGTCATCGATACGGTGGCTGCTCTGGTTCCCAGAGCGGAAATAGAAGGGGACATGGGTGATGCCCAGGTAGGCCTACAGGCCAGGCTGATGTCCCAGGCCCTCAGAAAGCTGACTGCCGCTATCAGTAAATCGAACACGGCCACCATATTTGTCAACCAACTGAGGGAGAAGGTAGGAGTCTTCTTCGGCAATCCTGAAGTAACCCCGGGCGGAAGAGCACTGAAATTCTACAGCTCGGTGAGGATTGACCTGAGGCGACTAGACTCCATTAAGGCAGGAAGCGAAGTCGTTGGCAATAGGGTCAGGGCCAAGGTGGTGAAGAACAAGGTGGCCCCACCTTTTAGAACGGCGGAATTTGATATCATGTTTGCCCATGGCATAAGTAAGGAAGGCGATCTCATCGACCTTGGTGTAGGTATGGGGATAATAAAGAAGACCGGCGCCTTTTTCTCCTTTGGTGAGGAGCGCCTGGGGCAGGGGCGTGAGAATGTCAAGAATTACTTGAGGCAGAATCAAGAACTTGCCCAGGAGATAGAACGCCAGATCAGAGCTAAGGCTGTGTCTTCAGCCAAGCCCCTGACCACCGAAGACGAAACGGCTGCATTGCTGGAATGA
- a CDS encoding DUF72 domain-containing protein, whose product MKFHIGTSGWVYNHWRGLFYPQALAQAKWLEFYSQHFDTVELNNSFYRLPSERAFEAWHDRTPPGFVYTVKVSRLITHLKKLRNVETALETFLSRARILGEKLGPLLYQLPPNMPRNEALLQAFLELLPCDLRHVVEFRNESWFDQGTFALLRKHGISFCIYDMPGFVTPIAATADFAYIRFHGSAGMYESCYSDSEIEKWANRIEELGRGLTSIYVYFNNDSQAFAVRNAKALARRLNAAIRKG is encoded by the coding sequence ATGAAGTTTCACATCGGAACATCGGGCTGGGTCTATAATCACTGGCGTGGCCTATTCTATCCTCAGGCGCTAGCTCAAGCGAAGTGGCTTGAGTTCTATAGCCAGCATTTTGATACGGTGGAGCTCAACAACAGCTTCTACCGTCTTCCCTCAGAGAGGGCGTTTGAAGCCTGGCACGACCGCACACCGCCGGGATTTGTTTACACCGTCAAGGTAAGCCGTCTCATCACTCATCTCAAGAAGCTGAGGAATGTGGAGACAGCCCTGGAGACCTTTCTTTCTCGGGCGCGGATCCTGGGTGAAAAGCTTGGCCCCTTGCTGTATCAATTGCCACCTAATATGCCCCGAAATGAAGCTTTGCTACAGGCCTTCCTTGAATTGCTGCCTTGCGACCTGCGCCATGTCGTTGAGTTCCGCAATGAGTCCTGGTTTGACCAAGGAACCTTTGCTCTCTTGCGAAAGCACGGCATCAGCTTTTGCATTTATGATATGCCTGGATTTGTCACCCCCATTGCAGCCACCGCTGACTTCGCGTACATCCGCTTCCATGGTAGCGCTGGCATGTACGAAAGCTGTTATTCTGATAGTGAGATTGAGAAGTGGGCTAACAGGATTGAAGAATTGGGACGGGGCTTGACCTCGATTTATGTCTACTTTAACAACGATTCCCAGGCTTTTGCAGTGCGTAATGCCAAGGCGCTGGCAAGGCGATTGAACGCCGCCATACGGAAGGGCTAG
- a CDS encoding MGMT family protein has translation MVNQAVYEALRQVARTGTVTHYSDIASLVGVNLNTGRGRKEIGCVLAEVCRSEAQQGHPLLGSVVVRKDSQMPGKGYFRGAQNLGKFHGGSDKDKRAFWLQELKRVHDYWAAH, from the coding sequence TTGGTAAATCAGGCTGTTTATGAAGCATTGAGACAGGTGGCCCGAACTGGCACTGTCACCCACTATAGTGATATAGCTTCCCTGGTGGGTGTGAATTTGAATACAGGGCGGGGTCGAAAAGAGATCGGTTGCGTGCTGGCGGAGGTTTGCCGCAGTGAGGCTCAGCAGGGGCACCCCTTGTTGGGTTCGGTAGTAGTTCGCAAAGATAGCCAGATGCCAGGTAAAGGGTATTTCAGGGGAGCACAGAATCTGGGCAAGTTCCACGGCGGCTCTGATAAGGACAAGCGGGCCTTCTGGCTTCAGGAGCTAAAGAGGGTCCACGACTATTGGGCAGCACATTAG